Proteins encoded by one window of Roseofilum casamattae BLCC-M143:
- a CDS encoding Uma2 family endonuclease, producing the protein MVALQSNYRDILPGERVILYNISWSEFEDLLQEFDEHPGTRLAYDNGQLEIMVPLPEHEDAKEIISDLIKVLLEELDIEFRALGSTTFKKLGIKGLEPDQCFYIEHEAEIRGKKRLDLTVDPPPDLAIEIEVTSRTHPEIYAALGVPELWRFTKGTLQINILENGQYREVAESPTFPGLLLAEVLANCLAQSNLEGRNHAVKEFRHWIREREQLGC; encoded by the coding sequence ATGGTTGCACTGCAATCCAATTATCGCGATATCCTCCCCGGAGAGCGAGTAATTCTCTACAATATCAGTTGGTCGGAATTTGAAGACCTCTTGCAAGAGTTCGACGAACATCCCGGAACTCGCTTGGCCTACGATAATGGACAATTGGAAATTATGGTTCCTTTACCCGAACATGAAGATGCCAAAGAAATCATTAGTGACTTGATTAAAGTCTTGTTAGAAGAATTAGATATCGAGTTTCGCGCTCTCGGTTCGACAACCTTTAAAAAGTTAGGGATTAAAGGATTAGAACCCGACCAATGTTTTTATATCGAACATGAAGCCGAGATACGCGGCAAAAAGCGGCTCGATCTAACGGTCGATCCCCCTCCAGATTTAGCGATTGAAATTGAGGTGACCTCTCGCACCCATCCAGAGATTTATGCCGCATTGGGGGTTCCGGAGTTATGGCGATTCACAAAAGGAACATTGCAGATTAATATCTTGGAAAATGGTCAATATCGGGAAGTAGCCGAAAGTCCGACATTTCCAGGACTGCTATTAGCAGAAGTTTTAGCGAACTGCCTCGCCCAAAGCAACCTCGAAGGCAGAAATCACGCCGTGAAAGAGTTTCGACACTGGATTAGAGAGCGGGAGCAACTGGGTTGCTGA
- a CDS encoding protein kinase domain-containing protein: MSYCLNPECSQPQNPPQSQFCLNCGAALKPLKDRYQVLKLLSNSGGFARTYLALDRDRQDAKCAIKHLNLPPEIAGNTRLSKKAIALFKREAKQLLDLESHPQIPSLWDFFQEGDRRYLVQEFIPGQNLAQCLKRKGAFSEEQIRTLLQGILPVLQFIHNHQIIHRDIKPANLMSRKGLETSPEGFILIDFGISKQLAQTTRVQTGTVGIGTQGYAPLEQMLTGKTYPASDLYSLGVTCLSLLTGVEPDGLYDAGQGKWLWKEHVNQGKPISENLGGILDKLTQVAIGDRYQSATEVLEDLKASPYRVPPSAPLPETPEDNFTTEIPPIIVAKLGPADYRTLGEAIKQALPDTKIIVRPGFYAESLYFNKSLEIIGEGNKEDIIIESQLAPCARMAGVTFEPSSDELGMEIGDRVLVRSVTFRYRNWTNIQRSDRFGRFLGQQLHSPYAIVTTGGLLVLEDCLIDAEGLAGLWIQGRSAEATIRRCTITSGPRYGVWTTEQGRCRLEFCEISGQTVGVTIDRAGRANLHHCQISQMSGDGVAVSRQGEGSAFNCDIYQNGDRGIAIDKGSNLTINQCRIYGNGKQGIYIASNGAGPVQECDLRGNQGGPWYIAPRCAVARRGNIEA, encoded by the coding sequence ATGAGCTACTGCCTCAATCCCGAATGCTCTCAACCCCAAAATCCGCCACAAAGCCAATTCTGCCTCAACTGCGGCGCTGCTCTGAAACCGCTCAAAGACCGATACCAGGTCTTGAAACTCCTCTCGAATAGTGGCGGATTTGCGCGCACCTATCTGGCTCTCGATCGCGATCGCCAAGATGCCAAATGTGCGATCAAACACCTGAACTTGCCACCGGAGATTGCGGGAAATACGAGATTATCGAAAAAGGCGATCGCCCTGTTTAAGCGGGAAGCTAAACAACTGCTCGACCTGGAATCTCATCCGCAAATCCCCAGTTTATGGGACTTTTTCCAAGAAGGCGATCGCCGCTATCTGGTGCAAGAGTTTATCCCCGGACAAAATTTAGCTCAATGTCTGAAGAGAAAGGGCGCTTTTAGCGAGGAACAAATTCGTACCTTATTGCAAGGCATCTTACCCGTTCTCCAATTTATCCACAATCACCAGATTATCCACCGCGACATTAAACCGGCAAATCTCATGTCTCGTAAGGGGTTAGAAACCTCTCCAGAAGGCTTTATCCTGATTGACTTCGGCATTTCCAAACAACTGGCACAAACGACTCGAGTGCAAACTGGAACCGTTGGCATTGGTACCCAAGGCTACGCGCCGCTGGAACAAATGCTGACAGGGAAAACCTATCCCGCCAGCGACCTCTATAGTTTGGGAGTAACCTGTTTGTCTCTCTTAACCGGAGTGGAACCCGACGGCCTCTACGACGCCGGACAAGGAAAGTGGTTGTGGAAAGAACATGTAAATCAGGGAAAACCCATAAGCGAAAACTTAGGTGGAATCTTAGATAAACTGACGCAAGTGGCCATCGGCGATCGCTATCAGTCTGCTACCGAAGTGCTCGAAGACCTGAAAGCTAGTCCTTATCGAGTTCCGCCTTCTGCTCCTCTGCCGGAAACCCCAGAAGATAACTTTACCACAGAGATCCCTCCCATCATCGTCGCCAAACTCGGCCCGGCGGACTATCGCACCCTCGGCGAAGCCATCAAACAAGCTTTACCCGACACTAAAATTATTGTCCGACCGGGATTCTATGCAGAAAGTCTTTACTTTAACAAATCCCTGGAAATTATCGGCGAAGGCAATAAGGAAGATATCATTATCGAGAGTCAACTGGCTCCATGCGCGCGCATGGCAGGAGTTACCTTCGAGCCTAGCTCCGACGAGTTGGGGATGGAAATCGGCGATCGCGTCCTGGTGCGATCGGTCACATTCCGCTACCGCAACTGGACGAACATTCAACGCAGCGATCGCTTCGGTCGCTTTTTGGGACAGCAACTGCATTCCCCTTATGCGATCGTTACGACTGGAGGCTTGCTCGTTCTCGAAGACTGTCTGATTGATGCCGAAGGTCTTGCCGGACTTTGGATACAGGGACGCTCGGCAGAAGCAACCATCCGTCGCTGTACGATTACCTCCGGGCCGCGATACGGAGTTTGGACGACAGAACAAGGACGCTGTCGCTTGGAGTTTTGTGAAATTTCCGGTCAAACCGTTGGCGTCACCATCGATCGCGCCGGTCGTGCTAATCTACATCATTGTCAGATTTCTCAGATGAGCGGCGATGGCGTTGCGGTTTCTCGACAAGGAGAAGGCAGCGCATTTAATTGCGATATTTATCAAAACGGCGATCGCGGCATTGCGATCGACAAAGGAAGCAACCTCACCATTAATCAGTGTCGCATCTACGGCAACGGCAAACAAGGGATCTACATTGCCTCCAATGGTGCGGGACCGGTGCAAGAGTGCGACTTGCGCGGAAACCAAGGCGGACCCTGGTATATTGCCCCTCGCTGTGCCGTTGCTCGCAGGGGCAA
- a CDS encoding DUF4359 domain-containing protein: MLSLRTFRAIAQVDVYPKLLSGQQGGIAIVNVVKSLTLAGGVAIAFLTGAMVVTNPKQASYEEFASQQLVEYLQDNVCDQAQQAFGNILQQSCQSFVQDAKPQLQGIIAQRTERKDYVLFSVYTTNLSIAAFLPSYEFETLGVLQNFHILRAEEKSGQ; the protein is encoded by the coding sequence TTGCTGAGTTTGCGAACTTTCCGGGCGATCGCGCAAGTTGATGTGTATCCTAAATTATTAAGCGGGCAACAAGGAGGTATAGCGATCGTGAATGTGGTAAAGTCATTAACATTGGCAGGAGGAGTGGCGATCGCCTTTCTGACTGGAGCAATGGTTGTCACCAACCCCAAACAGGCGAGCTACGAAGAGTTTGCCTCGCAACAACTGGTCGAATACCTGCAAGATAACGTTTGCGACCAAGCCCAACAAGCGTTTGGCAATATTCTCCAGCAATCGTGTCAATCTTTCGTGCAAGATGCCAAACCACAACTGCAAGGCATTATTGCCCAGCGCACGGAACGGAAAGACTATGTTCTCTTTAGCGTTTATACGACCAATTTATCCATCGCAGCCTTTCTCCCCAGCTACGAGTTTGAAACCCTAGGAGTTCTGCAAAATTTCCATATCTTAAGAGCAGAAGAAAAATCAGGGCAATAA
- a CDS encoding protein kinase domain-containing protein: MSYCTNPDCKHPKNPDTAKYCSSCGAALHLRQRYRPLTQLGQGGFGKTFIAIDEDIPSQPTCAIKQLYLKGFTSSVMHKAKQLFRQEAVRLDDLGKHDQIPSLLAHFEQDEQCYLVQEFIEGPTLSQELQQKSYYTGEEVEELLRDLLPVLQFIHDRNVIHRDIKPGNIIRRNSDRLPVLIDFGVSKWVSQTTLNQTGTVVGSADYMPLEQLQGKVFPASDLYSLGVTCLHLLTGISPFDLYDVVGERWVWRDYLLPENRISSSLTRVLDSLVARSVRDRFQSASEVLQALPNSSDLSTALTMQPAKRKANLAAESRQALSPRKNSRLLANPIHVVKTWISNTEEAKLDSSTGINYTKLNKYLQAKRWKEADEETWNCLHQAAGSPMTRFLSDRDLSRISCDDWMTVDRLWVEASEGRFGFSIQVQIYQQMGEDYIRFCEGVKWPLNRSNNMEKQIQFKPRAPVGHLPSPLRFQGKNLAKNIKAIASGFVSCDLL; the protein is encoded by the coding sequence ATGAGTTACTGTACTAACCCTGACTGCAAACATCCCAAAAATCCGGATACTGCAAAATATTGCTCCAGTTGTGGAGCAGCTTTGCATTTGCGACAGCGATATCGGCCGCTGACTCAATTGGGACAAGGAGGATTTGGCAAAACGTTTATTGCCATTGATGAAGATATTCCTTCGCAGCCAACTTGCGCGATCAAACAACTGTATTTGAAGGGATTTACATCGTCAGTGATGCACAAAGCCAAACAACTGTTTCGCCAAGAAGCGGTTCGTTTAGACGATCTCGGAAAGCACGATCAAATTCCCAGTTTGCTCGCCCATTTTGAACAAGACGAACAGTGTTATTTGGTGCAAGAGTTTATTGAGGGGCCCACCTTATCTCAAGAGCTGCAACAAAAATCTTACTATACGGGTGAAGAAGTTGAAGAACTCCTGCGCGATTTATTGCCAGTGTTGCAATTTATTCACGATCGCAATGTTATTCACCGCGACATTAAACCCGGTAATATTATCCGCCGAAATAGCGATCGCCTGCCCGTTTTAATTGACTTTGGTGTCTCGAAATGGGTCTCGCAAACCACATTAAATCAAACCGGAACTGTGGTGGGTAGCGCTGACTATATGCCGTTAGAACAGTTGCAAGGTAAAGTATTTCCCGCTAGCGATCTCTATAGCTTGGGAGTGACCTGCTTGCACTTGCTCACTGGAATTTCCCCATTCGATCTCTATGATGTAGTCGGCGAACGTTGGGTTTGGCGCGATTATTTGCTGCCCGAAAATCGGATTAGTTCCTCCTTAACTCGGGTGTTAGATTCTTTAGTTGCCCGTAGCGTACGCGATCGCTTTCAATCAGCGTCTGAAGTTTTACAAGCTCTACCTAACTCTTCCGATCTTAGTACGGCGTTAACGATGCAACCGGCGAAGCGCAAAGCCAATCTTGCCGCTGAATCGCGCCAGGCTCTTTCACCTCGGAAAAACTCTCGCTTGTTAGCCAATCCTATTCATGTGGTGAAGACTTGGATTTCTAATACGGAAGAAGCAAAATTAGACTCGAGTACTGGAATTAATTATACCAAACTCAACAAGTATTTGCAAGCAAAACGCTGGAAGGAAGCTGACGAAGAAACCTGGAATTGCTTGCATCAAGCCGCTGGAAGTCCCATGACTCGATTTCTAAGCGATCGCGATCTCAGTCGCATTTCGTGCGATGATTGGATGACCGTCGATCGCCTTTGGGTAGAAGCAAGCGAAGGGCGATTTGGCTTTAGCATTCAAGTCCAAATTTATCAACAAATGGGCGAAGATTACATTCGTTTTTGTGAAGGGGTAAAATGGCCGCTCAATCGCAGTAATAATATGGAAAAACAGATCCAGTTTAAACCCAGAGCGCCCGTCGGACATTTGCCCTCTCCTTTGCGATTTCAAGGAAAAAATTTAGCTAAAAACATAAAAGCGATCGCCTCTGGATTTGTTAGTTGCGATCTGTTGTAA
- a CDS encoding pyridoxal-phosphate-dependent aminotransferase family protein — protein MTALLTINNAHKLSTPRLEMPPRLLLGAGPSNADPRVISAMSRPQVGHLDTYFLKLMGEIQELLRYTFQTDNKLTIPVSGTGSAAMEATLANTVEPNDVVLVAVKGYFGKRLVDMAGRYGADVRQINKPWGEAFSLAELRSALETHRPAILAIVHAETSTGVRQPLEGIGDLCREFDCLLLVDTVTSLGCVPLLLDEWKVDLAYSCSQKGLSCPPGASPLTLSDRALEKVHSRKTKVANWYLDLSLVSKYWGKERTYHHTAPINMNYALYEALCLVAEEGLEARWERHQKTAELLWNGLADLGLSCYVAPELRLPSLTTVGLPDGVDEAKIRRQLLDDHNIEISGGLGDLAGKVWRIGLMGQNSRPENVERLLTTLKKLL, from the coding sequence ATGACTGCTCTCCTCACCATCAACAATGCTCATAAACTCTCTACGCCTCGCTTAGAAATGCCTCCCCGGCTGCTCTTAGGAGCGGGTCCGTCTAATGCCGATCCTAGGGTCATCTCAGCCATGAGCCGCCCCCAAGTCGGTCACCTAGACACTTATTTTCTCAAGCTGATGGGAGAGATCCAAGAGCTGCTGCGCTATACCTTCCAAACCGATAATAAGTTAACCATTCCCGTCAGTGGAACCGGTAGCGCGGCGATGGAAGCAACGTTGGCGAATACAGTAGAACCGAATGATGTCGTACTCGTTGCCGTTAAAGGTTATTTCGGCAAGCGTTTAGTCGATATGGCCGGCCGTTATGGCGCTGATGTTCGGCAAATTAATAAACCTTGGGGAGAAGCATTTTCTCTTGCGGAGTTGCGATCGGCGCTAGAAACTCATCGTCCTGCAATTTTGGCGATCGTTCATGCGGAAACCTCCACTGGCGTTCGTCAACCTTTAGAAGGCATCGGCGATCTGTGTCGAGAGTTTGACTGCTTGCTCTTGGTAGATACGGTGACCAGTTTGGGATGCGTACCGCTGCTCCTCGATGAATGGAAAGTCGATTTAGCCTATAGTTGCAGTCAAAAAGGACTGAGCTGTCCTCCAGGTGCTTCGCCTCTGACCTTGAGCGATCGCGCGTTAGAGAAAGTTCACAGCCGCAAGACCAAAGTGGCAAACTGGTATTTAGATCTTTCTTTGGTTAGCAAATATTGGGGTAAAGAGCGCACCTATCATCACACGGCTCCGATTAATATGAATTATGCGCTCTACGAAGCACTCTGCTTAGTGGCGGAGGAAGGCTTAGAAGCGCGATGGGAACGCCATCAAAAAACAGCCGAACTGCTCTGGAATGGATTGGCCGATCTGGGATTGAGTTGCTATGTTGCTCCGGAGCTGCGCTTGCCTTCTCTGACTACCGTAGGACTTCCTGATGGCGTGGATGAAGCGAAGATTCGCCGTCAATTACTCGACGACCATAATATCGAGATTAGCGGCGGTTTGGGCGATCTGGCGGGTAAAGTGTGGCGCATCGGTTTGATGGGACAAAATAGCCGGCCGGAGAATGTAGAACGGTTGCTAACGACCTTAAAGAAATTGCTATAG
- a CDS encoding class I SAM-dependent methyltransferase — MGDLKEYLQLVYSQELEKKKQWYSSVAQAYDRARPHYSQSLLQVALEWANLSPTSTILEVGCGPGTATVDLAQFGYPIVALEPSIDAGELARQNCQSYPHVTLINSTLEEWELGDREFDIVVAASSYHWISPQVREEKIISCFPGQGTLILLWNTPPRPEADVYDILNSVYQKYDPSLATYDDLATHQQSLHEMGQSLLVSGNFRDLRSQQVMCDRRYDIDTYLTLLTTLSQYIRLDSAKRNQILSALKLALQQKGITEFNTSYLSLVQVVSYSS, encoded by the coding sequence ATGGGCGATTTAAAGGAGTATTTGCAGTTAGTTTACTCGCAAGAACTAGAGAAGAAAAAGCAGTGGTATTCGTCGGTGGCACAAGCTTACGATCGCGCCCGACCTCACTACAGCCAATCTCTCCTTCAGGTAGCATTAGAATGGGCTAATTTATCTCCAACGTCAACCATTCTCGAGGTCGGATGCGGGCCGGGAACGGCAACTGTAGATCTCGCTCAGTTCGGTTATCCCATTGTTGCTCTCGAACCGAGCATAGATGCTGGCGAACTCGCTCGCCAGAATTGCCAAAGCTATCCCCATGTTACTTTAATTAATTCAACTTTGGAAGAGTGGGAGCTTGGCGATCGCGAATTTGATATTGTCGTTGCGGCTTCTTCCTATCATTGGATTTCGCCTCAAGTGCGCGAGGAAAAAATTATTTCCTGTTTTCCCGGACAAGGAACGCTAATTTTGCTGTGGAATACGCCGCCGAGACCGGAAGCTGATGTTTACGACATCTTGAATTCAGTTTATCAGAAATACGATCCATCTTTGGCAACTTACGACGATCTGGCAACCCATCAGCAGAGTTTGCACGAGATGGGACAGAGTTTGCTGGTATCGGGGAACTTTCGAGATTTGCGATCGCAGCAAGTGATGTGCGATCGGCGTTACGATATCGATACTTATCTTACCCTGTTAACCACCTTATCTCAATATATTCGATTGGATAGTGCCAAGCGCAATCAAATACTATCTGCATTAAAACTAGCGTTGCAACAGAAAGGAATAACTGAATTCAACACCTCTTATCTATCTCTAGTACAGGTGGTTTCATATTCTTCTTGA